CCCACCAATACATGAAGGTCTTTAGGTGTTAAAATATTAAATGAAGAAAACTTAGCTACAAAAGCTAAGCACCACAACGAAAAGATTAGTTGCTAAGCTTTTTACTGCATTTAGCATCTTAACTTAGCACCAATGCATATCGTTCCCTCAGGAACCTCTTGAGATAACATTCCCCCATATTAGCATCCAAAACATGGATATGCAGTTTTTGTACCTGAGGTAAGAAAAGGTACTATTTAAAAAAACATTTTTTCTACTAAACATTGATGGATATTTAAGCTGCACGATAAATTGCTCTTGAAAAAAAACTGCACGATAAATGTGCAGTTGAAATATTCATCAATGTTTATAAAAAATAATCAGAAATTACTTTTTAATTTCTTATTATTTGTTTTGAAGTTTTACTGTTCATAAGGGAGCATGTAAGCTCAAAATCAAAAGAGCATTTTTGCCATGAAAAAAAAGTGTATAATAGTGCTTGCTTTTGGCAGAATATAAACAGAAATGCACCAAAGTGAACAAGCACCCGGTGCTCTAGAAATTCCAAACTGCCGGATGCTGTATACGGAGTCCGTAGGGCTAGTCCATGCATGCCTGGTCTCCCCCCGACCGGGCGCCAAACAAGAGCTGGCATGACAAGGAGTGCTCCACGACCACCACCCTACGTGACGTGGCGACCCAACGACAATGCAGGACAACGCAGGTGTCCTAGCTCCTTCCGGTCACTTCCTGGTTCTCGGAGATAACCATGCCCTACGCCCGTCGCAGGCATGCGCCCATGCGCGCTCGCACGTGTCGCCCCACAAGAGACTCGCATGGCGCGCGCCAACACATCAGAGGCACACGCGCCGGCACTCCGCGCCGTGACGCGCCCTCCTCCGCCGCTATAAAAGGGCCACGCCGGTGCCTCATGCCCTCATCCTTCATCAGCATCAGGCAATCACCAACACCTTACAAGCAGTCACACAACGTTTCCCAGCTGAGGTTGTGGTAGCAAGGCAGAGAGAGCAATGGCTTCCGGCCAGCAGGAGAGGTCGCAGCTGGACCGCAAGGCCCGCGAGGGCGAGACCGTCGTCCCCGGCGGCACCGGCGGGAAGTCCCTCGAGGCGCAGCAGAACCTCGCCGAAGGTACGTGCATGCGTGAGAAATGTCGTTGTACTATACTCGAGCGATCTGTGGCTTCCAATACTGATTGCTAGTATTGCTGTATTTGTGCAGGGCGCAGCCGTGGCGGGCAGACTCGCAGGGAGCAGATGGGGGAGGAGGGGTACAGCGAGATGGGTCGCAAGGGCGGGCTGAGCACCAACGACGAGTCCGGCGGCGAGCGCGCGGCCAGGGAGGGCATCGACATCGACGAGTCCAAGTTCAAGACCAAGTCCTAGATGATCCGTTAGCCTAGCAAGCAAGATGACTCTGCTTAGGTCGGCTGTTGGTTTGCCCTAGCGTCCACGTACCGAATAATGTAGTTCAGGCGCACGTAGGCGATCGTACGTAGTATGATCATGTGTGCTTCGAACCGGTAGTCCGTAGCTACTCTACGGTGAGTAGCGTCAGGTCAAGTCGGAAGCTGTGGCTTGGTCAGGTGGCTGGTCTGCCTCTGGGCCCAGGAGTGTCTGCAGTGTCCACTGTATCCTTGCTTCTTCAGTAATGTATGTCGTCTTGCTCAAATATGTCTTGTCTCGTCTGATCTGTGTTGATTCCTGGTGCTACTGGGTGTAGACCTTGTTGCTCGTAGAGCTATCACCGGCTCATAGAACACCATGAGCAGTCGCTGACTGCCAAACCATGCATGAACGTGTACCTTCATGGCTTTGCTCCGCACCTGCGTCTATACATTTGACACGAAAGATGAAATACCAGAGCAGAACGATCGATCTCTCAGACATGACCCAGATGCGGGGAGCACTTGATCAAGTCCGAGCGTTTCCGATCCCTGCCTGTCATGTCGCGGTTATCGCTTGCTGTTGGTAGTGGGGGTGATCAAGGGGGAGCCGTTGAGGATCCTGCCCACCCGAAGCTTTCCAACGGCGGCGCGATCGTGGACTTCAGGCCATCTGGGAATTTTGCAGGTTTTCAGAGGGCGGTTCCAAGCAATGGCAATGGACTGTCGGAGGAAGATGGTCTACCAGTTGGAGAGGATGCGCACATCGGGGATGAAGCGAACATGGACGACGTTGCCTTTGTTGCAGTGGactttgaggaggaggaggatgaaaacATCGAGCCGGGTTGGAAGCTGATGAGCCTATACAGATCACAGAAACGGCCAAGCGCGAAGACGCTGTCGGATCACTTTGAGAAAATTTGGCAGCTACGTAGAGGAGTTGAGTTTAAGCCCGTACAGAAAAATTACTTTGTGGTCTTTTTTCTCTGAAGGAGACTACAGATTCGTTGCTAGGGGAGGGCCATGGATATATGATGGAGATGCTTTGTTGTCAGGATGTAAATGGTCAGTCCGCTGATGTTGTGGGACTGCCCGCACTGGCCACAACTTTTTATGTGGGATTACGCGGGAGCCCAGTTAATTTTCATGCGGGGCATGTGGCGTCCACATACTGCCGCATATATTTACAAAAGTCTCATATATTTACAAAGCTTAGACTGGATAAGATGACATACAAAAGATCACTGGAACTTCCACACTGACATACAAAGCATGTGGCGTCTGGAAGTATATACATATGTACAAAAAGTATGACAAAAACAAATGGCAGTAGATACAAAGTGAAAATGGATAATATTAGCCCACATTGACATACA
The sequence above is a segment of the Triticum dicoccoides isolate Atlit2015 ecotype Zavitan chromosome 1A, WEW_v2.0, whole genome shotgun sequence genome. Coding sequences within it:
- the LOC119276172 gene encoding late embryogenesis abundant protein B19.1A, with amino-acid sequence MASGQQERSQLDRKAREGETVVPGGTGGKSLEAQQNLAEGRSRGGQTRREQMGEEGYSEMGRKGGLSTNDESGGERAAREGIDIDESKFKTKS